Genomic segment of Hymenobacter aquaticus:
GGAGTAAGGGTCCATCCTTTTGGTACTGCCTAGCAGAGCTGGCGCACTGAAGTAGTCCGCCAGTTAAATTCGTCAAAGGAAGTACCGTAACCACCAGCAAAAAGCCCAACAGCCGGAGTCCGGGTGTTGGGCTTTTGCACGAGAAATAGCATTTCGCTTAGCCGATTTTGCTGAAGCCGCAGTAGCTGTGCAGCACTTCCGGCAGCCGGATGCCGTCTTCGGTCTGGTTGTTTTCCAGCAGCGCCGCCACGATGCGGGGCAACGCCAAAGCCGAGCCGTTGAGCGTGTGCAGCAGCTGGGTTTTGTTGTTTTCGCCGCGGTAGCGCAGCTTGAGGCGGTTAGCCTGGTAGGTTTCAAAGTTCGACGCCGAGCTTACTTCCAGCCAGCGGCCCTGCGCGGCGCTCCACACTTCCAGGTCGAAGGTCAGGGCCGAGGTGAAGCCCATGTCGCCGCCGCAGAGGCGCAGGATGCGGTAGGGCAGCTCCAGCTTCTGCAGCAGGCCCTCGATGTGGGCCACCATGCCGTCCAGGGCGGCGTAGCTGTGCTCGGGCTGGGTAATCTGCACGATTTCCACCTTGTCGAATTGGTGCAGGCGGTTGAGGCCGCGCACGTCGGCACCCCACGAGCCGGCCTCGCGGCGGAAGCAGGGAGTGTAGCCCGTGTTGCGAATCGGCAACTGGTCGGTCGCCACGATTTCGTCACGGTACAGGTTGGTAATCGGCACCTCCGAGGTCGGAATCAGGTAAAGGTTATCCTGGGCATCGTGGTACATCTGGCCTTCCTTGTCGGGCAGCTGGCCCGTGCCGTAGCCGCTGGCCTCGTTCACCAGAATCGGGGGCTGCACCTCGTCGTAGCCCGCGTCGCGGGCCTGGTCCAGGAAAAAGTTGATCAGGGCGCGCTGCAGACGGGCTCCCTGACGCTTGTACACCGGAAAGCCCGCGCCCGAAATCTTATTGCCCAGCTCGAAGTCGATGATGTCGTACTTCTTGATCAGGTCCCAGTGGGGGAGGGCGCCGGCGGGCAGCTCGGGTTTCATGCCACCCTCGCGCACCACTTCGTTATCCTGGGCCGAGCGGCCTTCGGGCACGCTGCTGTGGGGCAGGTTCGGGAGCTTATACAGAATTTGTTGCAGGGCTTCTTCTACTTGCACCAGCTCCTCGGAGTGGACTTTGGTTTGCTGCTTGAGCTCGGCGGTGCGGGCTTTCAGGGTTTCGGCGCCGGCTTTGTCGCCGCTTTTCATCAGTCCCCCGATCTGGCGGGCCAGCTCGTTGGCTTCGGCCTGGGCCGAGTCGTGCTCGGTTTGCAGCTGCTTGCGGCGCTGGTCGAGCTGCAGAATGGCGGCCACATCGGCCTCCGCCGTTTTATAGTGTTTTTTGGCTAGCCCGGCCAGGACCAGCTCGGTATTATCTCGCAGAACAGAAACTTGCAGCATAAGGCAGAAAACGCGGTTTTGAACAAGGGCAAAAGTAGGTTTTTTTGCATAGGCTTTCGGATAAAAACACGTTTGTTGTCCCGGTCCGGCTTCGCGCCTACGGCCAGTGGCAGGGGGTTATCGGTTTGCAGTCAGCTGTTTACCTGGTTAGGGAGCTGAACGGCCCGGCGCGCGGAAGCTTTGGGCCGGGGCGTTGCACCATTTGGGTAAAAAAAATGTATCCCATTTGGCGGTTCGGGCGTATTACGCTAACATTGCGTAAGCAAGCCGGCCGCTGATGCCGGGTCCGCAGCCATTTCCATTGCGCACGGCCCGATTTATCCCCAGCGCCTCCCCCTCGTACTTACCCCCCGTTTCATTCCGTA
This window contains:
- the serS gene encoding serine--tRNA ligase, translating into MLQVSVLRDNTELVLAGLAKKHYKTAEADVAAILQLDQRRKQLQTEHDSAQAEANELARQIGGLMKSGDKAGAETLKARTAELKQQTKVHSEELVQVEEALQQILYKLPNLPHSSVPEGRSAQDNEVVREGGMKPELPAGALPHWDLIKKYDIIDFELGNKISGAGFPVYKRQGARLQRALINFFLDQARDAGYDEVQPPILVNEASGYGTGQLPDKEGQMYHDAQDNLYLIPTSEVPITNLYRDEIVATDQLPIRNTGYTPCFRREAGSWGADVRGLNRLHQFDKVEIVQITQPEHSYAALDGMVAHIEGLLQKLELPYRILRLCGGDMGFTSALTFDLEVWSAAQGRWLEVSSASNFETYQANRLKLRYRGENNKTQLLHTLNGSALALPRIVAALLENNQTEDGIRLPEVLHSYCGFSKIG